GGCGgattcattgtgtgtgtgtgtgtgtgtgtgtgtgtgtgtgtgtgtgtgtgtgtgtgtgtgtgtatgtgtgtgagagagagatatgtgCCAGCATGGGTCCACCCAAGACTTCCCGCTTTTGTATCATTTCCATCTGAGCCCCTCCTGCTGCCACGCCCACTGTGTGCCCCCCAGCCAGAGAGCAGACGCGCGTGTCCCTAGTGCTGAGGTCAGCTCGACTGTGCCACACCCACTGACAACATCCATGTAGGTCGCTGCAGTTTGGATGTGCTGTGgcggggaggagtggggggggggcgaggttcGGGTACCCAAAATAGATGCCAGGctggaggggaggtgggtgcCCTGTCGGGACGGTCCGTCACCAGGGGGGACACGCCGCTCCAGCGTTACCGCTGCCTCCTCTTTTTGGCGAGAATGGAAACTCAGGCGGAGCAGGGGGGGCGGCTGGGGTCGAATCAGGACACTGGCTCTCGCAGCGcgctcagggtggggggggcattccAGCACTCACCGTGACTCACCAGCAGgacccttcctctcctccccccacattATTTTAGCAGCGCGTGCCACGTTTTGATAAACAGAAACGCTCCACTACTTTAGAGCCTGTTTCACATTCATACAGGACAGACGCCACAGCCTGCTCTGCAGCAGGGCAGACAGAGGTCACGTGATTGCTACGATTGTtagcatagcgtagcatagcTTAGCTTGGCGTAGCGTAGCGTCTCCAGACGCCACACACCTTCCTGTCCACACCTGTCCGAGACGCAGTCTTCCGCtcggagagggggcggagccgcctCACGCTGCCGTCGGTTCACATTCCAGAAGTTTCCGCCCTCGCCCCCGCCGCGCTCCGGCAAACCGCCGCGTTTCCACGCCAACCCAACCCCGGCGTGAGAACGGTAGTGTAACGGTCAGGGAACCCCAGCGCGTGAGCGGTTCGGGATCCCCAGCATGGGGTCTTCACCCCCTCCACTAATGTACTCCACTAATAATGACCaataatgagtactgtaccttatctgACCCGTGTTCTGCAGTTGTCCAATGGCCTTCGGTGTGTAGCTACTTactgtacgttgctttggataaaagtgtctgtcaaaataaacatatgTGATGCAATGTTAAATTTTATTAAACCTGGTCCGTATctaaaacagcaaataaaacaagatgaCGTGACAAAACGTTGCGTGTGCGGGAGAAGACCCCCCCcgttgcccccccacccctccccccacaggttGTTCTGCGCAGGACAGCTCTGCAGCTCTGACACGCTCCTCTGTGTGCTCCCTTATCCACGCCAGGTCCCGGTACACATGCTGAACGCGTGCACGCATCTCAGCGCacatgaactgaaaaagcaaacGAACGACGGTCAGGCGGAGAAGCGCGAGCGCAGCAGGGGCCGATTCCGCGGGCGTGCACCGCCGCTGTTCCCAGaaccacggggggggggcgaggacgGCGCAGAAGCAGGAGAGGGAGTTCTCCGCCCAGAGAAAcaagaacagagaaaaacagagctgGTCCCGAAAACGTGACACGAATCGGATCTGAATCCACAAATCACGCTCACCGCAACGGGACGGAACGGAATGGGACGGACGAGCAGGTCCGGAGCGGACCTCCAGAAACGGGGCAATGGGCTAACTGGACAGGCGACCTGGCAGCCCGTCACTCTGCGAGCCAAAGCAGGGTCATTGAACGTGAACTTTAAACCCACAcagccccaaaaaaaaaaaaaaaataggtccaCGATTGAGCCAAACATCTAACGGTCAAAGCCCAACGGGGTGGAACACTCTTCCCTGGATAGACACAAGAGCCACGAAACGCTAAATTTGATCGATAAGGCCATCAACAGGAGTGGTttagaaaaacatatttaaaaggTCAACAATTTCAGAGCTGgcagattaattattttttcatcagaTCGCTTCTGTGTTACACCCTATCCCTTCCTGCTAGTTTTACTCAGCGTTAAGTGAGCGGTTCCTTGTTTTGCTACTGCTTATCTTCGCCAAAGTACGAAAGGGTTAGGCTACTTAACAgaacaaaggaaaaatacaaaaacaagctTTTGGGATGTTTTCTGAAGGTTCCCCAACCAAGCACATCCCAATTTATGGAGAAGACATTGTATTAGGCTACATCAAAAGAGAAAGGGCATCCTTATCATACAGAAAAGTTCAGAATACACACGCctttaacatttcaaataaaaaaaaaattttagtttctttttaaacatttttttaaaacccaaaaCCAACCAGCAGCATTCCCCAGCAAACAGCCTCTTCACTTTAGTCTTAGGACAGAGATCAAAACAGAAGCTGCAAGCAACTAGCATgtgatttatttacattacagccatcATCAGATGGTCCTTTTCAAACGGATTTACGCAGCCTCTGTATTTTCACATATGATCCATTTTTACTGCTGGGTGTACACTGAAGCAGCTTATGCTTaggaccttgctcaagggtacaacagcaggggaatcaaacccgcaacctctggGTCACAAGCCTAAAGTTTCTAATCatttacactacactgcactgtcCTCGTGCGGCCCCGCGCATAATTATGGCGGGTAAACCTCAAACCGGCAAAGCCGCCCAAGTCGCCCACGGACTATCAGTGAAGCCGGTGACAGTAAAAGAAAAGTAAACACAAGGTGCATTTTGTTTCCCCCACAGCTGTGCAAACACAGCCTGGCGGGCGCTGACCTTACCCTAGCCGTTCAACATCCTCTCTTACATCTTCTGCGTCACTACAGACAAATCTTACATAGCCTACTGTATCCTAAGCACTGTATACTACAGAAAACTGCAAATACGGGGACATATTTTGTTTCGGTTATTGCTGCAGGACGGGAAGGTAGCAATCATTCCGGCGTTTAGCACTGGGACATTTGGCCTATACTGCCTGATTTTGAGGACTTATTTTTGAAGAATACAAAGACAGTACATTAGCTCCAGAGACGCTACAGTCTTCTACGTCACACACATCCATCAACGTGGTTTTTGCAGTTGGCAAGCTGGAATACCATCAAGTCTTTTCACAGCATAATTTACGACATGCACATTGCAAGGGCTACACTGGCATGGGCTGGCCCTTACTTATTGGGAAAGGATTACAGTAATGCAAAAAGCATTATCGCCAGTCTGTTGTTTTAGAAGTGCGACAAAATAGCCTAACTTACTGACAATTTCAAGGTAAAGGAATTGAAATACCTGTCAGCTCATGACAAGATGTCAAGACGGATCAACTTAAACTCCACAAGAACTCGGGGCGTTGGCATGTTGTCTGTGGCATGTTTACTTAACGTTAAGCGTATTTACTGTCTAACAGTTAACTGTCGAACTGTAAATGTCGGTGCCTGCTGTTACGAAAAATTAAAACGGCCGATGTCTGAGAACTTCACCTACATTTGTCCAGTCGCTCGCGTGCTATTTGCCGCTCTTTGTAAGCAGTGGACAAGATCTTAAGAAACCAGTAGTCTACGTTATCAGGTCTCAGGAAGGGTTCATTCATCACATGGCTCTTAAAACCAGCAACATACGTGTGTCGTTAAAATACCGACTTGTGCATCTGAGTTTTCGTTGCACCATTTCCACAGGCCCTATGGAACGCATTAAAAGCTGTACTTCATCCGGAAGGCTTCCACCGATCATTCTGACAGCATGAAGCCGGCTACGAACATGCATGTCCGAGGTGTCGCCAGGCCTGGATCACGTAGCTGGCCAGTTAGCCACTAACAAACTGTGGTTACAGTGTAGCACACATGGACAGATGAAAGCTACGAAATGCGCTCTGCAAGAAAAACACGCTACACTCAGCTAAGAACCTAGCCTACAATCTATAAATGTACTAATATTAGCCAACTCACTAAACTACAGGCTGAGGGGACGGTTTGaaattataaaacacattcacaagACTTAAAGTAGGCACCCATTGAacctttaaattaaaaataaaaaggcaacgCAGACAGAACCGCTGAGAGTTGGAACAAGTAGCTAATGTTAGATGAAATAAGTGAAGCGCAGTGTAAATCGCATGACAGTCTAAAGATAGCTAATGTTAGCGAGCACTGTTATTAGCTAGCTGGTTGTAGCCGGTTTGTTTTACCTAGCGGGATACGTTAGCGAGCTAGTTGTCAATCTGTCTCTCACACCCTTCGTAGAAATTATAAATGtgaattaggctattatttGCGTTCaccccagaaaaaaacatgtagcGTTAGGCACTCACCCCATCAGCCAATCCATGATTGCAGCTAGAAGGGGTAAATCCACCGCAAACTGGAGGCGTCCTCCTCCTTAGTTTATCCAGGTAGTTACCCCCTAACCCCTCTGTCAGGTCCTCCGTGAATCAGTCTTTGACTTCCAGCAACAGctaaatgtgtattttcttgtttcggCGTTTAGTTCTGTTAATAAAAAACACCATGAACCATAAGAGCGGAACCGACAGAACTGCTCCTTAAACGGGTAAAGGGCTACATTGACTTTGCGGTTAAGACGACGGGAAAGCGGGCAGCTGTTTGGTTATTGCCCGGTAGCCTTGGTGTGCCGAGCGGCTTCTGGGCGCTGCTGTGTCGCGGCTTCTCCTCCAAAGATAGCAGGGCCGAGGGGAAGTAGTCCTGGAGCACCACTGGTCTGTCCTCGGTCATGAACCCTCACATCGGTTCTTGAGCTGCTGTTACCCCCGCTGGTGTGATCAGGATCTGCCACATACAGGAAATCCGGAAGTAAACACAGATCCGACTCCCTCCCTCGTTCCTGGCGCGACGTTCAACGTACAACGTTCAACGAAAAGACCCCAGGGATTTGTAGTTTATAGACAAATATCGTACGGGCAACGCTCTTGTCCAAAAAGCGGATGCGTCTATATTCCACGAACTCATCCCtgaacagaaatgttttgaaataaaatatgttgtgCAGATTATCTCAAATAGctttttatgaaatatgaaaggtTGGTATAATTAAATAAGAATGTGTTTGTCAGTTTATGAAAACTAATATTTTTAATCTGGTAAATGCAGCGgttggaaaatccaggttcagaaactAAGGGCCTCCCCAGTATTTTATTCCaaccaatcacctggatttgctaattaaaacaattattcaGCCAGGAGGCGGAACTAATGattgaaatcagctggctgtgttaatgggtggaagaaacacagagcaggattttgactttctgacccctggactacCCTCCTCTGGGTAAACACTGGAACCAACCTGGATCCCCTACCACTCCACCCTGTCTGCTGAGGACCTGCTGGTTTTCTCCTTGAGGATCATGGCTGGTAAGCCCAACTGACTCATGATGGGACTTTGCCTGCTCTAATACTATTCATATGCTTCAACATCTTTCCCCCTGTCCCTGGTAGACAAGTGGCAGCTGGAGAGAGCATCCAATGTCTTCCTGGGGGACCTCACTAACATCAAGGCGTCTGGTCCAGGCCAACCGTGTGCCCCTTCATGTGTTTGTGGATACCTGTGTAGATGCCTTGGACCCTGATATGAATGCAGTCCTCAGATATGCTTTCATTGAGAACAAAGGGTGAGTATGCTCTTCCTTACTTCTAGCCTGTCTAGTGGATGTGATGGATCTACAGCCTTTCCTTTCAGGGTGTCTAATGGACAGAGGAGACTcatatcagagtgatggcaagagcagtgtggaggccaaaaggaactttCCAAGATCTTgtgcataccacctcatctatGTAATGTGCTAGTGgaggtgttatggtttgggtatgtatggctgccacaggtactagCTCACTAGTCTtaattgatgatgtaacagctggtagcagcagcagaatttaTTTTGTAGTATACAGAAACAGCTTACTGTATCTGCttaagttcaagcaaatgcctccaaactcattggatggcacttaaTTCCTACCacaggacaatgatcccaaacataccattttaaaaaaacagtttaacagcctaaaagtggaaaattcttgactaaATCAGTCATCCAATCTGAAACCAAATGaacgtttcatatgctgaacaGAAAACtcaaggcaactagcccccaaaacaagcaagaGCAGAAGATGGCCACAATACAGGTCTGGCAGGGCACGAACAGAGAAGATACTTAGCACCTAGTGATGTCTTTGGGTCCCAGACCTCAAGGAGTCACTGCATGCAAAAATGtgacaacacaacacaactttcaATTACATACCATTaacatgtcccaaacattagTATTCTgaaataggctatatataaaaagtacagtaatttctacatggtaacACCATAAAATACCCTtcaaaagctgagaatctgcatgTGAATTGaatagagccaaatcaaaaaagttGCCAAATGTTATGGACTGTACTTCAGTTAAAAGCTGAACTTTTGTAGTTGGCCCCAACATCACATTTCATAAAGCATACATTTTCCAAGCTGGTCAGTTGCTCACCCAGAACAAGCACCACCAGAACATATGCTCCAACATCATAGGTGATCCTGCAAGACCTGTTCATTACTTCTAACCAGTGTACTCTTCAGAAAGCAAACCAGTTCAAGAGCCAACATATCCTCAGAATAACAGCCTTCAGACCAGTATGTACACTGCCCTAAAGAAATAGGACAACCTTCCTTTATGGTTTGCCTACTTCACTCCAGCACCACCTCTCCAACCCTCTCCTGACTGCTCTTTGTTCTTTACCCTGAAGACATTACTCTTGTTAATGCACATTACTTGTCATTTCCATGCATGCTACAAGGCCTACTTCTTACATCCAGGAAGTAAAGGTTTTAGAAGTTCACCTGGCAACTTCAAGGGCTGGTAGAAAAAGCATGCAgttacagaaaatgcatttcaactcCAAGGCAGCTGAACAGCACTATTATAGCCCCAGAGCCTGTACATTACCCAATTCCTTGTTAAATATCCTTATCTCCAGGTACAGTAACCTCAATGATCCTGGCAGTAGCCAGACTGCATTGAAAGTGGCACCACTTCCTTGAAATTACTGCAAGTGACTAGAGCAAAAAGACCAGAAATTTAAATTTGAGAAAAATGCTATTGGCTACCTGGAACCACCCAACTAACACTAGACAAGCATATGAAACAAGCAAACCCTTTCAAGCCTAACATACAAGcctgctggggagggggagaaaaaaaaaaaaacccccaccaaCATAACACCAAGACACTATACCAGTGTTGGAATAGTCAGTTCTCACTAACAAATTgtaaagcgggggggggggggggaagaattCTAAATGATATAATGGAAGGTACAGAAATGTGGACTCGGAACACAATGATCTAGACAGCATGTTTTGATGCACTTCaagttttattcaaaaaaaaaaaaatcaccacccAGTTACAGGACAAGTTTGTAGCGTCTCCACACCAGCACCATCCCCAGCGCAATGATGCAGACTAGTCCCACCGCAGCCATCACTCCAGCCATAAATACCACCTCAGAGGCACCTGGGAGGCAGAGAAAGGTTGAAATTGCATTAAACTACAGGCTTGACAAGCCAGCTGTTCTTTGAGCATTTCAAACATGGCAGGCAACGTCAGGTGGTACAAGACACACCTTCTGCTTGGTGATCTGCATTCAGAGGGCTGATGGACTCAGGCACATCTTGGACAGCCTCCTGGACAAGAATTGGGCCTAGGACTGCACCACCCTCATACTGTATGCCTGGAGAACAGAACACGGTCAGACATTGCCAATGGGAGCAGagagcagaaaatgaaagcagttaCAGAAGTCCAACCTGAATTCACACTCCTTATCTTCCTCCCACCACAGCTGGTGTCACAGCAGCTACATGCCTGGTCATTCCCAGATGCCTCAACCCACCTGAAAGAGAAGCAGGTTACCCAGATACCTGAAGCTCAATACTCCAGCATTTTCCCCAATAGTAAGTGAACCAACCGTTCCTTCCCAAGAGGGAATGAGCAAGCCTTCCCTTCTGAATCTGGCAAAGCCGCAGTAGCCTTCAGATGGCAGAAAATGTAGATCTACAGTGATGAGAAATACTGCAGTTAGTACAAGAATGAATTCCCACCTTCAATAGGAATGCCCCCCAAAGCATAAAGCAATTTACTCACAGCACTCCTGGTCTCCTGGGCAAACCTGAAGGCATCCACCTGAAGTTGCAGCTTGTCGTCCTGTACCCTTGACAGGAACTGGGAGCGGGAGTTGGTCAGCTTGGAATCCATTAGACACCTGGAAAGGAAAGGCTGTAGATCCATCACATCCACTAGACAGGCTAGAAGGAAAAGCACTCACCCTTTGTTCTCAATGAAAGCATATCTGGGGACTGCATTCATGTCAGGGTCCAAGGTAGCTACACAGGTATCCACAAACACACGAAGGGGCACATGGTTGGCCTGGACCACAGAGATCTCGATGTTAATGAGGTCCCCCAGGAAGAAGACATTGGATGCCCTCTCCAGCTGCCAGTTGTCTACcagggacagggggggggggaagaaagagatgTTGaagcatattacattacattacaggcatttggcagacgctcttatccagagcgacgtacataTGGACAATAGAGCAGGCAAAGTCCCATCATGAGTCAGTTGGGCTTACCAGCCATGATCCTCAAGGAGAAAACCAGCAGGTCCTCAGCAGACAGGGTGGAGTGGTAGGGGATCCAGGTTGGTTTCAGGGCATTACTGCTCACGTTGTGTAGCCTGCATTGGTGAGGACAAACCAGATGAAGGTTAATGGAGGTACAAATTCAAATGGTTAGGTTAGGCCGGGCCATGTGAAGACAAGGTTATGCATTTCTAGGATAATGACTGCCACCTCTCATGAACAAACATTTTAGGTGCCAACAGTAGACAATTACACCCAAGGATGGGTTAAAATTAGTTTCTAGAAAAAGGTTCTCACCTCACGTAATGGCACTGGATGCCTACCACTGCACTCGATGTTCTGATGATGGGCGTGGCACCAATGGCACTAGgttggtaattgaaagcaaaggTGTAGACTAGGGAGTCCTCGGTCATCTGAGGAGAAAGAAATCCCATTAGTTACACCACATTAGCCAAACCCATGCACTGTTcaattcatgcacacacactacatactgcaAGTACGCTGCCGCAGTCATGGAGCTCCGTCTCAAACAGAAGCGCTTGAGTAGACTTGTCCTGTGCAACAGGGCCACAGCCTCCCAGTGTGAGGTCAGAGGGCTGGATCAAGTGGCCAATGCCAAGCAGGTCCATATCCACTTCCATCTGAACGGAGCTCTCCCCACAGTGGACCTTCACGGCATCAGGCTTAGCCGTTGGAGGTTCCACCGTGTGCGTGGGTTCCCCCTGGGTCGGGCGGGTAGTCACAGGAGCTGGAGTCGTGCGGGGCTTCCCAAAGGTCGGGCGGGGAGTCACGGGAGCCTGGGTCATGCCAGGTCCCCCGAAGGTTGGGCGGGGAGTCACAGGAGCCTGGGTGATGGCGGGTCCCCAAAAGGTCGGGCGGGGAGTCACGGGAGCCTGGGTGATGGCGGGTCCCCAAAAGGTCGGGCGGGGAGTCACGGGAGCCTGGGTGAACCACGGTCTTCCAAGAGTTGGGCGGGTCGTGACAGGAGCCTGTGAGCCCACTGGCTTCTTCGTGAGCCGAGGGTTTGTCCCAAAACCGTCCACATTTCGGGTTTGAAATTGAGCATTACAGAAACACCCAAACAAACTCAGAACTATCGCCCCAATAAACAACCTGTCTTCCCGCATGATGAAAATACTCAGTGGTTCAGGAAAAATCCAGGAATACTCACACAGCCTCCTTTACCCCATTATATAGCAAGCTGAATGCAATTGATCATTCGAaacccctcctctttctcattTCCCTAATCGTTCTCCAGCCTTAAGGTGTTTCAGCCTCTTTTAATTAGCACAGTAGACTTGCAATTCATTCATGTTGGTCCCagctcattaattaattttgaaaagcaTGCAACACTGtttgtgtttcaaaataaaaatacacaataacagCAGCATTCCTTCAGTTTTTAGTAAATTTTATCTTGGGTTTCCAAAGTGCCATACTAACAATGGATTTTCTGTATTGAATTTAGGAAGGTCTTGATTGGAGTGCAATTGGAGTTCCATATCACCTGAATTCATTCGTGTTGGTCCCAGCTCGttaattaatttgtgaaatcaCACAACAGTGTTTGcgttcaaaaataaaaacacacaattaaCTTCACCAGACTATTGGTTTTTAGtacatttcagttttcaaaGTGCCATTCTAACAGGAGATGTGCTATATTAAGTTTAGGAAGGTCTTGATTGGAGGGCAATTAAAGTTTAGTGTCATCTTATCCCCAGTCCTTGATTGCAGAATGTAATTGGACTTCTCTATCAGCTGATGTCCAGAAAAGCTCCTGCTTGTCCTGAAGTTGAGTGTTCCTTGGCGTTTTACACATGCAGAATTCtgagaaatttaaaaattaaagatgACTGTGGTGAAAGTTGAGAATGGGaaagttttatcattttatgtgggataatttaaatgaaacatccTGAAACATCTGCAATATAAACCATATTAA
Above is a genomic segment from Anguilla rostrata isolate EN2019 chromosome 16, ASM1855537v3, whole genome shotgun sequence containing:
- the LOC135242145 gene encoding zona pellucida sperm-binding protein 3-like isoform X2 yields the protein MREDRLFIGAIVLSLFGCFCNAQFQTRNVDGFGTNPRLTKKPVGSQAPVTTRPTLGRPWFTQAPVTPRPTFWGPAITQAPVTPRPTQGEPTHTVEPPTAKPDAVKVHCGESSVQMEVDMDLLGIGHLIQPSDLTLGGCGPVAQDKSTQALLFETELHDCGSVLAMTEDSLVYTFAFNYQPSAIGATPIIRTSSAVVGIQCHYVRLHNVSSNALKPTWIPYHSTLSAEDLLVFSLRIMADNWQLERASNVFFLGDLINIEISVVQANHVPLRVFVDTCVATLDPDMNAVPRYAFIENKGCLMDSKLTNSRSQFLSRVQDDKLQLQVDAFRFAQETRSAIYIFCHLKATAALPDSEGKACSFPLGKERWVEASGNDQACSCCDTSCGGRKIRSVNSGIQYEGGAVLGPILVQEAVQDVPESISPLNADHQAEGASEVVFMAGVMAAVGLVCIIALGMVLVWRRYKLVL
- the LOC135242145 gene encoding zona pellucida sperm-binding protein 3-like isoform X1, whose amino-acid sequence is MREDRLFIGAIVLSLFGCFCNAQFQTRNVDGFGTNPRLTKKPVGSQAPVTTRPTLGRPWFTQAPVTPRPTFWGPAITQAPVTPRPTFWGPAITQAPVTPRPTFGGPGMTQAPVTPRPTFGKPRTTPAPVTTRPTQGEPTHTVEPPTAKPDAVKVHCGESSVQMEVDMDLLGIGHLIQPSDLTLGGCGPVAQDKSTQALLFETELHDCGSVLAMTEDSLVYTFAFNYQPSAIGATPIIRTSSAVVGIQCHYVRLHNVSSNALKPTWIPYHSTLSAEDLLVFSLRIMADNWQLERASNVFFLGDLINIEISVVQANHVPLRVFVDTCVATLDPDMNAVPRYAFIENKGCLMDSKLTNSRSQFLSRVQDDKLQLQVDAFRFAQETRSAIYIFCHLKATAALPDSEGKACSFPLGKERWVEASGNDQACSCCDTSCGGRKIRSVNSGIQYEGGAVLGPILVQEAVQDVPESISPLNADHQAEGASEVVFMAGVMAAVGLVCIIALGMVLVWRRYKLVL